Genomic window (Mycoplasmopsis citelli):
GAGATATTATTTTTGAGCTACAAATTGAAAAGAGCTAAAAAAACCATATTTTTAGCTCTTTTTTGCACTTTTTGCTATTTAATGTTATAAAATTATTAATGAAAATATGACATATACATACAGAGAAATTCAAAATAATAGCGATTTAATATTAATTCAAACTATTGATGTTGTTTCGTTATATAACGCCTTTAGAAAGATTTTATTAAAGTTAGAGTTAGATGATAAAAAGTTATACTATTATCTAACTTTTTCCCTTTTTAAACGTAATGATACTTTTGTTGAAAACACCAAACCTTTTGCGGTTGCATTAGGTTATTTGCTTATCGGATATACCACACATAAAAATGATAAATTTGCTAAAATTAAAAGTACTTTAAAAAAGCAAAATATCAACAATTTTGAGAATGCTTTGAAAAATGAGCAAATTAGTGAATCGCTATACCAATTAGCAAAAGAAAAATTTGGGTTTATTAATTTAGACGGATCAGCTAAAGATTTAGTTTCGCTTGTTAATGATTATGGATTATTTTCAACACAACAAATCTTAGAAATTGAAAAAATGACTCTAATTTTACACCCTGTTAATGGTTGTGATTTACCTAGTTAGGTGGAAAAATGTCAAAAAAAGATCAAATTATCATTAAAGGAGCACGAGAAAATAATCTGCAAAATGTTTCTTTAACTTTGCCAAAAAACAAGTTAATTGTTTTTACCGGACTTAGTGGCTCAGGAAAAAGTTCGCTAGCTTTTAACACAATTTACGAAGAAGGACGTCGTAGATATGTTGATAGTTTAAGTAGTTATGCCAGAATGTTTTTAGGCGGGACCAAAAAACCTGATGTTGAATCAATTGAAGGATTGAGTCCTTCAATTTCCATTGAACAAAAAACTACTGTTAATAATCCGCGATCAACAGTTGGGACTGTAACTGAAATTTATGATTATTTTAGACTTTTATTTGCACGGATCGGAAGAGCTTATTGTCCCAACCATAACATTGAAATTACCTCACAAACTCTCAAAGACATCATCACTTCAATTTTTAATCAAAAACTTAACTCACGCTTAATTATTTACTCGCCACTAGTAGAAGGAGAAAAAGGAACTCATCAGAATTTACTAGAAAAACTTAAAAAAGAAGGCTTTTTAAGAGCTAAAATTGATAATCAAATTTATTTACTTGAAGATACAATCACTTTAGATAAAAATATTCGTCATGTGATTGATTTAGTTATTGATCGAGTTTCATTAACTGAAGAAAACAAAAATCGAATTGCAGAAGCAGTTGATATTGCCTGTGAACGTTCAGGCGGAATTGTTAAAGTCGAAAATATTGATAATGGACAGGTTCTGATCTTTTCGAAAAATCATGCTTGTATTTACAAGGATTTTAGTATTTCAAAAATCGAAACAAAACTTTTTTCATTTAACTCACCTTATGGAATGTGCCAAAGCTGTAAGGGAATTGGTGTTGAATTTAAAGCTGATTGAAATGCTTTAGTTCCTGAACCATGAAGAAGCATTTCTTTAGGGGGAATTAAGTATTTTGAAAATACTGTTAATACACTTAATTTAGAGTGACAAGAATTTGAAGTTTTATTAAACCATTATGGAATTGATAAAGACACTCCAATTGACGAAATCCCTGAAAAATTGCTTAAATATGTTAAAAATGGATCTGATGAAATTATTGAATTTGATTTAGTTTCAAGCAGCGGGAATCGTCGCAGATACAAAAAAGAAATTCCTGGTATTTTAGATAAAGTCGAAAATATGTATTATAACACCACTAGTGATGCAATTAGAGACTGATTAAAAAAATATATGGGTTCATTTGTGTGTCATGTATGTAAAGGAGCAAGATTAAATTCTGATGCTTTATCAGTTAAATTGGGAAATAAAAATATTTACCAATTTACACAAATGTCAATTGAAGAATCGCTTGATTTTATTGAGCAATTACAAAAAACTTTTAGCGAAAATGAAACTCAAATTTCTAAAATTATTATCAAAGAAATTACTGATCGGCTAACTTTTTTAAAAAACGTTGGACTAGAGTATTTAACTTTAAATCGGAATGCTGAAACACTTTCAGGGGGAGAATCGCAACGAATTAGGCTTGCTACTCAAATTGGTTCTAATTTAACTGGAGTACTGTATGTTTTAGATGAACCTTCAATTGGATTACATCAAAAAGATAATTTAAAATTAATTGAAACCTTGCGAAAAATGGTAGATTTAGGAAACACTTTAATTGTAGTGGAACACGATGAAGAAACCATTTTAGAATCAGATCATATCGTTGATATTGGACCTGAAGCGGGTCATAAGGGTGGTCAAATAGTAGCTTCTGGAGATTTAGAAACCATTATTAAAAACAAACAATCAATAACTGGAAAATATCTTTCTGGAGAGTGAAAAATCGAAATTCCTAAATATCGCCGAAGCGGAAATGGTAAAATCATTACAATTAACGGAGCAAAGGAAAATAATTTAAAAGATATTTCAGTGTCAATACCACTTGGAAAATTAGTAGCAGTTACTGGAGTTAGTGGCTCTGGAAAAAGCACACTTGTAAATGAGATTTTAGTGCATGGAATTCAATATTCGTTGGGATTAGCACAAGGTCATGCTCACAAAAAAGCTAATTTTACTTCAATTAAAGGACTTGAAAATATTGATAAAATTGTTCCTGTTTCACAAAGCCCAATCGGAAGAACTCCTCGTTCAAATCCATCTACATACACGGGAGTTTTCGATGATATTAGAGAAATTTACGCTAATGTTGAAGAATCGAGAATTCGTGGATACGCTAAAGGAAGATTTAGTTTTAATGTTTCTGGGGGAAGATGTGATAAATGTTCTGGAGATGGATTTATTAAAATTGAAATGCACTTTCTTCCAGATGTTTATGTTGCTTGTGATGATTGTGATGGAAAACGTTACAATCGAGAAACTTTAGAAATTAAATACCGCAATAAAACTATTGCTGATGTGCTTGATATGTCTGTTGATAAAGCACTTGAGTTTTTTGAATCAAAAAACAAAATTGTCGAAAAGCTACAAATTTTGCAAGATGTGGGTTTAGGATATATTAAATTAGGACAAATGTCTACGACTCTTTCTGGTGGTGAAGCTCAGCGAGTAAAGTTAGCAACTTACTTACAGAAAAAACCCACCGGAAAAACTTTATATGTTCTGGATGAACCAACTACTGGACTTCATACTCATGATGTGAAAAAACTTATTAACATTTTAAATCGTATCGTTGATAATGGTGATTCGGTATTAGTAATTGAGCACAATTTAGATGTTATTAAAAGTGCTGATTATATTATTGATTTAGGTCCTGATGGAGGAGTTAAAGGAGGAAAAGTTATTGCAACTGGAACCCCTGAACAGCTTTGTGCTTCTCCAATTTCTTACACTGCACAATTTCTGCGTAAAATTATCAAAACTGCACAATAAAAGGTATAATACATTCAAATAAATAAGGATTTTTAAAAATGCCAAAAAAAATGTATGCCAATGATATTATTACTTTTTTTGAGCTTAATGTCATTAATAAAGAAGTGCAATTGAATAATTTAGAAATTCTTTCTCCAGCAATCAAACGTGCAGGACTTGAACTTGCTGAAGAAATTGGAAGCGTTCGCTTGCAATTTAATATTATTGCTTGAGGAACAAGCGAAAGTAAATGATTTGAATTAGTTGGTCTTGAACGAACCAAAAGAGCTTTAAATCATGTTTTTTCATTTCAACCTCCTTTAGTGATCTTATCTAAAGGAGTTTCGCAAGAAAACGTTAATTTAATTAAAGAAATTGGTTCAAAATATAAAATTCCAATAGTCCACAGTGATTATTTATCCAGTTCATATTTAACCACTAGCATTGGAACTTATTTAAACAATCATTTTGCTAAAATTGTTCAAGTGCATGGATGCTTGATGATGATTGGTGGAACAGGTGTTTTAATTGTAGGACCAAGTGGAAGTGGGAAAAGTGAAGCAGCCCTTGAATTAATCCAAAAAGGCCACATTTTTATTTCTGATGATGCTGTTTTAATTAAAGATTTAGGAAATCGTTTTGTTGGTACTTCTCCTCATATCACTAAGGATTTTTTAGAAATTCGTGGAGTGGGACTAATTGACATTAAATACACTTATGGAGTTAAATCGGTTGCTTCTTCAACACCTATTCATTTAGTTGTTGAGCTCGTTAAAAAAGAAGAACAAAATAAACTTGATCGCTTAGGATTAGATTTTTTAAAATATCCAATTATGGGGCGTTCAATTAAAAAAATCCAAATTCCCACAAAAGAAGGGGGAAGTGTGTCTTCTTTAATTGAAGCTGCTGTAAGTGCTTATTTAGCTAGACACGATGGATTAAATGCTATTGAAAAAATTGAAAAAAGGAGACTTGAAGATGAATGATTCAATTAATACACCACTTGTACCATTCAAAGAAGGTGATCCACAAATTTTATTTAATCTTGGTTCTTTTCCAATACGTGCGTATTCAATTTTACTAATGATTGGTATTATTGCTTCAATTTTAACGGTATTGTACTTTTGATTGCGCGAAGGTTATAAAATTGATATTTTACTAACCTTTATTATCATTATTGTTCCACTTTCAATTTTTGGTGCTCGTTTAGGATATGTTTTCGAAGCACTTATTTATGATAGTGAACCATTTAAAAACTCCCATTGATATGCTGCTTGGGATGGAGGATTATCCATCCAAGGAGGAGTTATCTTAGGAGCTGCAAGCGGTTTAATTTATGGATGGTTTAAACGTGATGTTGTTGATTTTCGTAAAATTTTAAGTATCATTATTCCAACCATTTTAATTGGACAATTTGTTGGAAGATGAGGAAATTTCACCAACCATGAGGTGTATGGAAAAATTGATTGAGATGGTTCAGCAGTTAAAGCTTGAGGAAGTGTTATTTCAAGTAATATGTTTATTAAAGATCGATACTCAGATGCACTTGGATTAAATGGAGCTTATCGTTATCCATTATTCTTATATGAAGGACTTGCGAACTTATTTGCTTATTTAGTCATTGTTTGAATATTCAACTTCTTTGGATTATTTAAACCAGGAACTCACGCGGGAATGTATTTCCTTTGATATGGACTTGTGCGTTATAGCATGGAACCACTTCGGCAAGAAGCTTTTGCTCTTTATTCAAATGTTGCACTTATTTTCATTGTTTTTGGTGCATTTTGAATTATTTACTTTCAATTTATTTCTAAGGTTGAATATGTTGTGACCAAAGTTAAATATAGATATGTATACACTTACAAAGATGAGTTAAAGTATCAACTTTATGTTGCAAAAACATCTCCAAAAGCTGTATATTCATTTATTAAAGAAAGATTAGTTGCTAACAAAATTTAAGGACATTATTATGACAACAGATATTAAATACGATTTAATTATTATCGGAAGTGGACCTGCAGGACTTAATGCAGCTTTATATGCTTCAAGAGCAAATTTAAAAGTAGCTTTTATTGAAAAAAGCGCTCCTGGTGGAAAACTTTCAGCAACCAGTAAAATCGAAAATTGAATTGGAACTGAATTAACTGAAGGATGAAAACTTGCAACTTCGTTTTTTGAACATGCAAAGCAATATGGAGCTGAGTATATCTACGGAGATGTTAAACAAATTATCTCGCATGGTGATTTAGACAAAGAAGTACTTACTGTCAAAGGAAAAAGCTACCGTTCAAAAACTGTATTAATTGCTTCAGGAATGAAAAATCGTGTTCCTACTTTTATTGAAAATTGTGAGAAATTAATTGATCGTGGAGTTAGTTTTTGTGCGATTTGCGATGGACCACTTTATAAAGGTCTTCCTTCAATTGTTTTAGGTGGAGGAAACTCAGCAGTTGAAGAATCGACATACCTTTCAAAAATTGCTTCGCAAGTTTATTTGGTGGTTAAAGATGATTACTTTAACGCAGAAAAAAAACTTGTTGATGAAATGTTAAAATTACCAAATCTTAAAGTATTTTACAAATCACAAATTCTTTCACTTAAAGGAGAAAATAAACTTGAAGCTGCAGTTGTTAAAACTGAAGATGGTTCAGTTGTTGAATTGCAAGTAAGTTCATTTTTCCCTTATATTGGTCTTTTACCAGTTGCTGATTTTGCTAAGGACTTAGATATTTTTGATGAACGAGGATTTATTAAAACTGACGAAGAAATGCAAACATCAGTTAAAGGAATTTTTGCAGCTGGAGATATTCGTTCAAAAGAAATTCGTCAAATTGTCACCGCTGCTTCAGATGGAGCAATTGCTGCTAAGAAAATTTCAGATTTAATTAATGCTAATAGCTAATTTTAAATACCCAACAAAGACTATTTTTAGTCTTTGTTTTTTACTACTAAAAATCCAATAAATGTGGAAACGTTCCACAAAATATCTTTTTTTAAAGTTCAAAAATCTTTTAAAATAGGGTTTTTAGTAAAATTAAAATATGAAACTGAAAAAATTAAAATGGTTATTTTTAATCACTCCTCTTTTAACAATTTCAAGTGCTGCTTGTGTCAATTTTACAGATGATAGCACCAAGAGCAAATGAGGAGAAGAAAAATACGCACGAAATTATGGGCAGCATTTATCTTATATCGAAGATGCTAATAATGCAAAATTTATTGCTCCTTTTAAACAAGAAAATAAATCTAATACAGTATATCAATTAACCGTTTATTCATTTGCTGATGGGAATGATGATGGAATTGGAGATTTTATTGGCTTAAAAGAAAATTTAAATTATTTTGTTAATTTAGGAATTAATACTTTATATTTATCTCCAATTCATCCAGCAAGCTCATATCATGGATATGATGTAATTGATTATTTAGATGTAGCCCCTGAACTTGGGGGTAAAGAAGCTTTTGAAGAATTTTTAGTTGAAGCTCATAAAAAAGGAATAAAAGTTATTTTAGATTCAGTATTTAATCATACCTCTTATGAGCATCCTTGGTTTCAAAAAGCACTCCAAGGAGACCCTAAATATCAAGGATATTATTACTTTTTACCAGAAAATGTGGATCAAAATACACCTGGTTTAGGGATAGATAATGATTGAATTCGAGGTATTTTTAAAAATTTAAAAGATAAAAAAGCAACCAATAAAAAATATGTAGCTGAATTTTGAGCTGGAATGCCAGATTTAAATTTAAATAATCCCGAAGTTAAAAAAGAACTTGATGCAATTCAACAATATTGGTCAAAATTAGGAGTAGATGGATTTAGATATGATGCTTTTTATCACTTCTTTGATAGTAAAAATCCATATAAAGATAAAAGTAATGGAAATACCAAAATTAATGATATTTTTGCAAGTTTAAGAAAAGCTAG
Coding sequences:
- the uvrA gene encoding excinuclease ABC subunit UvrA, whose product is MSKKDQIIIKGARENNLQNVSLTLPKNKLIVFTGLSGSGKSSLAFNTIYEEGRRRYVDSLSSYARMFLGGTKKPDVESIEGLSPSISIEQKTTVNNPRSTVGTVTEIYDYFRLLFARIGRAYCPNHNIEITSQTLKDIITSIFNQKLNSRLIIYSPLVEGEKGTHQNLLEKLKKEGFLRAKIDNQIYLLEDTITLDKNIRHVIDLVIDRVSLTEENKNRIAEAVDIACERSGGIVKVENIDNGQVLIFSKNHACIYKDFSISKIETKLFSFNSPYGMCQSCKGIGVEFKADWNALVPEPWRSISLGGIKYFENTVNTLNLEWQEFEVLLNHYGIDKDTPIDEIPEKLLKYVKNGSDEIIEFDLVSSSGNRRRYKKEIPGILDKVENMYYNTTSDAIRDWLKKYMGSFVCHVCKGARLNSDALSVKLGNKNIYQFTQMSIEESLDFIEQLQKTFSENETQISKIIIKEITDRLTFLKNVGLEYLTLNRNAETLSGGESQRIRLATQIGSNLTGVLYVLDEPSIGLHQKDNLKLIETLRKMVDLGNTLIVVEHDEETILESDHIVDIGPEAGHKGGQIVASGDLETIIKNKQSITGKYLSGEWKIEIPKYRRSGNGKIITINGAKENNLKDISVSIPLGKLVAVTGVSGSGKSTLVNEILVHGIQYSLGLAQGHAHKKANFTSIKGLENIDKIVPVSQSPIGRTPRSNPSTYTGVFDDIREIYANVEESRIRGYAKGRFSFNVSGGRCDKCSGDGFIKIEMHFLPDVYVACDDCDGKRYNRETLEIKYRNKTIADVLDMSVDKALEFFESKNKIVEKLQILQDVGLGYIKLGQMSTTLSGGEAQRVKLATYLQKKPTGKTLYVLDEPTTGLHTHDVKKLINILNRIVDNGDSVLVIEHNLDVIKSADYIIDLGPDGGVKGGKVIATGTPEQLCASPISYTAQFLRKIIKTAQ
- the hprK gene encoding HPr(Ser) kinase/phosphatase: MPKKMYANDIITFFELNVINKEVQLNNLEILSPAIKRAGLELAEEIGSVRLQFNIIAWGTSESKWFELVGLERTKRALNHVFSFQPPLVILSKGVSQENVNLIKEIGSKYKIPIVHSDYLSSSYLTTSIGTYLNNHFAKIVQVHGCLMMIGGTGVLIVGPSGSGKSEAALELIQKGHIFISDDAVLIKDLGNRFVGTSPHITKDFLEIRGVGLIDIKYTYGVKSVASSTPIHLVVELVKKEEQNKLDRLGLDFLKYPIMGRSIKKIQIPTKEGGSVSSLIEAAVSAYLARHDGLNAIEKIEKRRLEDEWFN
- the lgt gene encoding prolipoprotein diacylglyceryl transferase; its protein translation is MNDSINTPLVPFKEGDPQILFNLGSFPIRAYSILLMIGIIASILTVLYFWLREGYKIDILLTFIIIIVPLSIFGARLGYVFEALIYDSEPFKNSHWYAAWDGGLSIQGGVILGAASGLIYGWFKRDVVDFRKILSIIIPTILIGQFVGRWGNFTNHEVYGKIDWDGSAVKAWGSVISSNMFIKDRYSDALGLNGAYRYPLFLYEGLANLFAYLVIVWIFNFFGLFKPGTHAGMYFLWYGLVRYSMEPLRQEAFALYSNVALIFIVFGAFWIIYFQFISKVEYVVTKVKYRYVYTYKDELKYQLYVAKTSPKAVYSFIKERLVANKI
- a CDS encoding NAD(P)/FAD-dependent oxidoreductase, yielding MTTDIKYDLIIIGSGPAGLNAALYASRANLKVAFIEKSAPGGKLSATSKIENWIGTELTEGWKLATSFFEHAKQYGAEYIYGDVKQIISHGDLDKEVLTVKGKSYRSKTVLIASGMKNRVPTFIENCEKLIDRGVSFCAICDGPLYKGLPSIVLGGGNSAVEESTYLSKIASQVYLVVKDDYFNAEKKLVDEMLKLPNLKVFYKSQILSLKGENKLEAAVVKTEDGSVVELQVSSFFPYIGLLPVADFAKDLDIFDERGFIKTDEEMQTSVKGIFAAGDIRSKEIRQIVTAASDGAIAAKKISDLINANS